From one Papio anubis isolate 15944 chromosome 12, Panubis1.0, whole genome shotgun sequence genomic stretch:
- the CD5 gene encoding T-cell surface glycoprotein CD5, with protein sequence MPMGSPQPLATLYLLGMLVASCLGRLSWDDPDFQTRLTRSNSRCQGQLEVYIKYGWHMVCSQSWGRSSNHWEDPNQASKVCQRLNCGVPLSLGPFLITDRHQSQITCYGRLGSFSNCSHSGRDVCRPLGLTCLEPQTTTPPPTRPPPTTTPEPTAPPRLQLVAQAAGRHCAGVVEFYSGSLGGTISYEAQDKAQDKTQVLENFLCSSLQCGSFLKHLPENEAATAQDPGELREHQPLPIQWTIRNSSCTSLEHCFRKIKPRNSGQVLALLCSGFQPKVQSRLVGGSSICEGTVEVRQGAQWAALCDSSSAKSSLRWEEVCREQQCGSFNSYQVLEAGDPTSRGLSCPHQKLSQCHELTERKSYCKKVFVTCQDPNPAGPAAGTVASIILALALLGVLLVVCGPLAYKKLVKKFRQKKQRQWIGPTGMNQNMSFHRNHTATVRSHVENPTASHVDNEYSQPPRNSRLSAYPALEGALHRSSTQPDNSSDSDYDLHGAQRL encoded by the exons ATGCCCATGGGGTCTCCGCAACCGCTGGCCACCTTGTACCTGCTGGGAATGCTGG TTGCTTCCTGCCTCGGACGGCTCAGCTGGGATGACCCAG ATTTCCAGACAAGGCTCACCCGTTCCAACTCGAGGTGCCAGGGCCAGCTGGAGGTCTACATCAAGTACGGATGGCACATGGTTTGCAGCCAGAGCTGGGGCCGGAGCTCCAACCACTGGGAGGACCCCAATCAAGCGTCAAAAGTCTGCCAGCGACTGAACTGTGGGGTGCCCTTAAGCCTTGGTCCCTTCCTTATCACCGACAGACATCAGAGCCAAATCACCTGCTACGGACGCCTGGGCTCCTTCTCCAACTGCAGCCACAGCGGAAGAGATGTGTGTCGCCCTCTGGGCCTGACCTGCTTAG AGCCCCAGACGACAACACCTCCACCCACAAGGCCCCCGCCCACCACAACTCCAGAGCCCACAG ctcctcccaGGCTGCAGCTGGTGGCACAGGCTGCAGGCCGGCACTGTGCCGGCGTGGTGGAGTTCTACAGCGGCAGCCTGGGGGGTACCATCAGCTATGAGGCCCAGGACAAGGCCCAGGACAAGACCCAGGTCCTGGAGAACTTCCTCTGCAGCAGCCTCCAGTGTGGCTCCTTCTTGAAGCATCTGCCAGAGAACGAGGCAGCCACAGCCCAAGACCCAGGGGAGCTGCGGGAACACCAGCCCTTGCCAATCCAATGGACGATCCGGAACTCGAGCTGTACCTCCCTGGAGCATTGCTTCCGGAAAATCAAGCCCCGCAACAGTGGCCAAGTTCTTGCCCTCCTCTGCTCAG GTTTCCAGCCCAAGGTGCAGAGCCGTCTGGTAGGGGGCAGCAGCATCTGTGAAGGCACCGTGGAGGTGCGCCAGGGGGCTCAGTGGGCAGCCCTGTGCGACAGCTCTTCAGCCAAGAGCTCTCTGCGGTGGGAGGAGGTATGCCGGGAGCAGCAGTGTGGCAGCTTCAACTCCTATCAAGTGCTGGAGGCTGGTGACCCAACATCCCGGGGGCTCTCCTGTCCCCATCAGAAGCTGTCACAGTGCCACGAACTTACAGAGAGAAAGTCCTACTGCAAGAAGGTGTTTGTCACAT GCCAGGATCCAAATCCAGCAGGCCCAGCCGCAGGCACCGTGGCGAGCATCATCCTGGCCCTGGCGCTCCTGGGGGTGCTGCTGGTGGTGTGTGGCCCCCTTGCCTACAAGAAGCTGGTGAAGAAAT TCCGCCAGAAGAAGCAGCGCCAGTGGATTGGCCCAACGGGAATGAACCAGAACA TGTCCTTCCATCGCAACCACACAGCGACCGTCCGGTCCCATGTTGAGAACCCCACAGCCTCCCATGTGGATAACGAATACAGCCAACCTCCCAGGAACTCCCGCCTGTCAGCTTATCCAG